The DNA sequence TCGCCACCGGCGACAACGAGTCCATGGCAAAATCGCTTGGCATTCACACTGAACGTATGACAAATGTAGGGCTCATGCTTTCCAATGGTCTGATTGCGCTTTCCGGCGCGCTCATCTCCCAACACGACGGCTACGCCGACGTGAGCAAGGGCGTGGGCACCATCGTCATCGGCCTCTCCTCCATCATCATCGGCGAGGTCCTTTTCGGCGAGCTTTCCTTCTTCCAGCGCATGCTCGCCACTGTGGTCGGCAGCATTATCTATCAGCTCCTGATTCTGCTGGTCATCCGGCTCGGCTTCGACACCACGTACCTGAAGTTCTTCTCGGCCGTCGTGCTCTCGCTGTGCATGCTCATCCCGCAGTTCAAGCGGGCGCTGCACCTGACTACAGGATTCGAGAAATACTTCAAGAAGAACGACGTGGTGGCAACCAGCGGAAAGGCGGAAGCATGAAAGACGAAACCATGACCAAGCCGAATGCAACCGACGCCATGTCAACTGCCAGCGAGGCTGAAGCTGAAGCTGAAAACGCTGCCAGCCCTAAAGATATCCGCCTTGCGGTCGAGCACTGCTCGGTGGTCGTCGACAATGGGATGGACGACACCAAGGAAATCCTAAGCGACGCGAACCTCGCGGTGAAACCCGCTGATTTTATTACCGTGCTCGGCGGCAATGGTGCAGGCAAAAGCACGCTGTTCAACGTCATCGCCGGTGGCATTCACCCCACCAAAGGACGCGTACTGCTCAATGGTGAGGACATTACTTCAACTTCACAGGAAACTCGCGCCAAGTACATCGCCCGCGTCTTCCAGGATCCGAAAATGGGTACCGCCCCACGTATGACAGTTGCGGAAAACCTGCTGCTGGCTACTCGTCGTGGGCAACCTAGACGCTTTAAAATGCGCGAAATGGCCTCTAACCATGACCGGTTCTACGAACTATGCAAAGGCATCGGCAACGGGCTTGAGGAACATCTGAACACCCCTGCCGGCAATCTTTCCGGTGGTCAACGTCAGGCGTTGAGCCTCATTATGGCGACCATCACCAAGCCCGACTTGCTACTGCTCGACGAGCATACGGCCGCGTTGGATCCTAAAACTTCCAAACAGCTCATGGCGATTACCGCCAGCACCATCACCGAGCAGCACTTGACCTGCCTGATGATCACGCACCGCCTCGATGACGCGCTGAAGTATGGCAACCGGCTTATCGTGCTGCAAAAAGGCCAGATCGTCCGCGATCTCAACGCCGAAGAGAAGCAGAAACTCAGCATGAGCGACCTGCTCGAGTTCTTCGAGGACGGATTCTAAAGACGCAGAACAGTCGCCATCGAAATCGACCTGTGGATAATCGTTCAGAACTTGGTAACGGTAACAAGTATACGAATGTCAATTCACAGGTCGATTTTTATCCGGTTCACTCTGCCATTTCACAACATCATCAATTTCGTAACATATACAGACCGGACGTTTGACCGCCTATTGATGCATCGTCAAGCGGCATGTGACTTCACTGCCGAGAAAGAAAACCCTACGGAACACTTACTGCCATAAAGTGTAACAGCCAATAAAAAGCCCACTTTCTGACGTTAACTCCGGTTCAACCATTGGCGAAGCACTTGAAAATGTTCTGAAAACAGCGGTCTATAATCGTTTCTTCTTTGCCATACTGGTTTCATGACACGATTTTTCACCCGCTGGATCATCCTGACCATCGCGGCCGCCGCCATGGTGTTGCTCATCCCCAGCATGCAGCCCATCGGCACTCCCCCGATTCTCGGCATCGCCGTATTCGCGCTGTTTCTGGCGCTGGTCAACGCCGTCGTCAAGCCTGTTTTGAACTGGGTGACACAGATTTTGGCGTTGCCGTTTTCAATCATGACATTAGGCGTTATTTCGATCATTCTGCTCTTGGTCGTCAACTGGCTGTGCATGCGGCTTGCCTCGTGGCTCGCAGTATCGCTTTTCGGCGTAGGCGTTTAC is a window from the Bifidobacterium sp. ESL0745 genome containing:
- a CDS encoding phage holin family protein — encoded protein: MTRFFTRWIILTIAAAAMVLLIPSMQPIGTPPILGIAVFALFLALVNAVVKPVLNWVTQILALPFSIMTLGVISIILLLVVNWLCMRLASWLAVSLFGVGVYISGFFASIIGTIIMSIVSAIVDAVIGE
- a CDS encoding ATP-binding cassette domain-containing protein; translation: MKDETMTKPNATDAMSTASEAEAEAENAASPKDIRLAVEHCSVVVDNGMDDTKEILSDANLAVKPADFITVLGGNGAGKSTLFNVIAGGIHPTKGRVLLNGEDITSTSQETRAKYIARVFQDPKMGTAPRMTVAENLLLATRRGQPRRFKMREMASNHDRFYELCKGIGNGLEEHLNTPAGNLSGGQRQALSLIMATITKPDLLLLDEHTAALDPKTSKQLMAITASTITEQHLTCLMITHRLDDALKYGNRLIVLQKGQIVRDLNAEEKQKLSMSDLLEFFEDGF